One Deltaproteobacteria bacterium genomic window, GAATCGTTAAGTGGTTTAGTGACCACAAAGGATTTGGTTTCATCGAGCGGGATGGAGATACGGATGTGTTTGTTCATCACTCCGCCATCAGCGGGTCTGGATTCAAGACACTTGATGAAGGCGACTCGGTGAGCTTTGAAGTTGAGCAGGGCGCTAAAGGCGCTGCAGCAAAAAACGTCGTTAGGCTCTAGCTGGAAACTGTTTGATTTTCATGGGCACTTCGTCAACCTTAGGCGAAGTGCCTTTCTCATTTGTAAGGATCGGCGAGAGGGGAACGTTGAATCAAGATCTAACAATGTCGAATTTTAGATATGTTAAAGTGCGATTGCCCCACAAAAAGGAGAAAGGCACGATTTCCCTGAAGCCTTTCTTTGAGACGCCGCCCTGGCAACAGGCGAATGAACTCGTTGTCCTAACCTCATGCCTGTGTGTGGGGGAACGCGAAACGGTGCCTTGCACCTTTGGCAAAGAACTACGGTTAGACAGGTGCGTTGAAAGACGAGAATCTTGTCTTTCGTCCCGGGGCAACAGAGACAACAAACGTAGAATTAAAACCGTGGGAGGTTGCAGATGGCAAAAAAGTCAGGCCCCACGCCTCGGAAACGTCTCAAGGAAATCAAGCTTTTGGACAAGCGAAAAGCCAAAGAGGCTAGACGTATAGAGGCTAAAGAACGCAGGGGCAAAGTAAGGGTGAAAAATAGTGATGAAGATCCGGATATTGCAGGGATACGGCCTGGGCCTCAGCCCCTGCCAGAGCAGTGGGACGATCTAGGCGATGATGAATAAGCGTTAGTTTTGTTAGAGGAGGATTCCCATGAATATTTATGTAGGCAATTTGTCATTTGATGTCACCGAAGAGGATTTGCGGGAGACTTTT contains:
- a CDS encoding cold-shock protein is translated as MEEGIVKWFSDHKGFGFIERDGDTDVFVHHSAISGSGFKTLDEGDSVSFEVEQGAKGAAAKNVVRL